CCTCAGAATTTCCCATCTGTCCTTCCGGCAGGCCCACAGATTCTCCGGAGGCATCTAAGGTTGTGTGTGGATACTCTTTTAAAAGGGAATTATAGATGGGAGGTCTTGCAATCGAAATAGGGTTGCCGTCTTCTTTGGGATTGATCCCCCAGCCGTCAAGTATAATCAGTGCTAATGGTCTCAGGTTCCGCTCCATTCAATGCTGTCTTTATATAATGACTCCAGCTTGTCATTTTGTTTTTTATTACGATTAGGTGTGTGTTTATCTTTTTTTAAGTGAACAGGGGAGACTGTAAAAGTATTCCATCCCCCGCACCTCGGGCAACGGCCGCTCCACTCATTTGTATGATAATCGCATGAAGGGCAATAGTATGGCACTATCACCATTTTACGGAGGCCAAGCGCCTTTTTAAACTCACTGATTGCATTATCATAATCTTCCTTCCGTTCATAGATATTTCCTAATAATTTGTTCAATTCAGGCATACCGCTCTCTAAGCCTTCCAGTTCTGATAACACATCATACGCCTCATCAAGCATCTCAAGACGATAGTAAAGTTTCCCAAGATAGAATCTTAAAGAGGCACTATCCGGTTTAAGGGATATGGCCTTTTTGTACACCCATATTATCTTTTCAGGCTCACCCTGCTGGAGAGAGTAATCTTCAAGTTTATGCAGGAGTATCTCATTGAAGTTCTGATAATATCCCTTTTCCCACATCTCTGCGGCATCAGAACCATCACCTTCTTCAATTAAAATATCTCCGAGAGTTATATAAGCCGGTGCAAAGTCCTTATCTGACCTTATTATAGTCTTCAATACCTTTTTGCTCTTTTCCCTGTCACTCCTTTTATATAAAGATTTTGCAAATTCATACCGCAGGCCCATCAACAGCTTCATGTCGTCTTTGTTGTCTTTGCGGTGTTTCACAATACGGCCCTGAGACTCATGGGCACCGTCCCATTTTCCCATCTTTACGTAAATATCCCTGAGACGTACAAGGGCCTCAATATTGGAGGAATCTTTCTTTACAACCTCCTGCAGGGCAGAAACCGCCTCATCAGGAGACCCTGACATCACATAATCATTTACAAGGGCAAACAACGCCTCCAGATTCTTTTCATCAATCTTTCTTGCCTTTCTATGATACCTGATCGCCTCTGCATAATTGCGTTCCTGACAGTAGGCATCACCTATTCTTAATAGGGTATTAAGGTGATTAGGCTCTATTTTAATAATCTCACGGAAGTATGATATGGACTGGTCATATTTCCCGGAAAGATAGGCATAGAGACCTTTTGAGAAAATCTCCTGAACACGGGCATCCAGACGATCTTTCTGCCTGCTTCTCCAGTTCTGAAATATATTTTTTGCATCCCTGAGAAGTGTAAAGACAATAACAATGAATGCACCGAGTGCAAAAGAGAATAGAAAGAAACCAACAGTGGATATTGAATAAGAAGATTTCAGACTCAGATTTAAGGTAATAGGGTACGGATTAAGGCGGTCAAAGTAGACTATAACGATTAAAGCGAATATACCTAATAATCCAATAAGGTAGCGCATAAAAATCCTTTTCTTTATCTTACTTCTTGCGTCTAACTTCTGACTTCTTCTCAGCCGTCTCTACGATGACAGCCTTGCGCTTTTTAACCCTGTAATCTACCTCCGGCGCATCACCCCAAAGCCGCTCTAAACCATAGTATTCGCGTGTATCTTCATCAAATATATGGATTATTACATCTCCATAATCCATTAAGACCCATTCGAGATTGGAGATACCTTCAAGATGATGAGCATTTGCACCCTTGGATGCCAGGATTTCATCTACATAGTCTGAACATGCCTTTATCTGACGTTTTGCCTCACCTGTAGCAATTACAAAATAATCTGCAATCGTAGTTATTGCAGACACGTCAAACACAAGAATATCCAGTGCCTTCTTATCTTCAAGACACCTTGCGGCCAATACCGCCTTCTTCTTACCTGTTAGTGTTGTTTTCTTTTTTATCAATTATATATAACCTTTGCCCCATTATATATGACATAACAGTTTCAGGCAACAGATTTCTAACCTCACCCCCATTGCGAACAATCTTTCTTAATTCAGTAGATGATATATCACACAAGGGTATCTTTTCAAGGAACAGGAAATAACCGCCGGATAATGGAAAAGAGAGGCTTGAGATTTCGCCGCGGTCTAACCTTTCAAGGTCATCTGAAAATCCTTCCGGCGGGGTTAGAAAACCCCGCCTATCCATATGTAAATTTTGGGAACCCCGCCTATCCGGATATGTATTATGGATAGGCGGGACATTCTTGTCCCGCTTATTCTTGAAGGGGAGGGAATTTTCAATATCCTTCAGATCAGCAAACCTGTGTCCCGGCCTTGGGATAACAACAAAGTTACATAACGCCAGAAGTTCATCAGCCTTCTTCCATGTATTAATTTCTAAGAATGCATCAATACCTATAATAAAGAAAAATTCTGCTGAAGCACCTATCTCCTCTTTCAAAGCAGAAACAGTATCTATTG
The sequence above is a segment of the Nitrospirota bacterium genome. Coding sequences within it:
- a CDS encoding tetratricopeptide repeat protein, which translates into the protein MRYLIGLLGIFALIVIVYFDRLNPYPITLNLSLKSSYSISTVGFFLFSFALGAFIVIVFTLLRDAKNIFQNWRSRQKDRLDARVQEIFSKGLYAYLSGKYDQSISYFREIIKIEPNHLNTLLRIGDAYCQERNYAEAIRYHRKARKIDEKNLEALFALVNDYVMSGSPDEAVSALQEVVKKDSSNIEALVRLRDIYVKMGKWDGAHESQGRIVKHRKDNKDDMKLLMGLRYEFAKSLYKRSDREKSKKVLKTIIRSDKDFAPAYITLGDILIEEGDGSDAAEMWEKGYYQNFNEILLHKLEDYSLQQGEPEKIIWVYKKAISLKPDSASLRFYLGKLYYRLEMLDEAYDVLSELEGLESGMPELNKLLGNIYERKEDYDNAISEFKKALGLRKMVIVPYYCPSCDYHTNEWSGRCPRCGGWNTFTVSPVHLKKDKHTPNRNKKQNDKLESLYKDSIEWSGT
- the rsfS gene encoding ribosome silencing factor, producing the protein MAARCLEDKKALDILVFDVSAITTIADYFVIATGEAKRQIKACSDYVDEILASKGANAHHLEGISNLEWVLMDYGDVIIHIFDEDTREYYGLERLWGDAPEVDYRVKKRKAVIVETAEKKSEVRRKK
- the nadD gene encoding nicotinate (nicotinamide) nucleotide adenylyltransferase, translating into MQRIGLFGGTFNPVHLGHLRIAGEIRERLSLDLIIFIPTGNPPHKAMTEVISPEHRLRMVELAIAPYSFFKASSIESERKGFSYSIDTVSALKEEIGASAEFFFIIGIDAFLEINTWKKADELLALCNFVVIPRPGHRFADLKDIENSLPFKNKRDKNVPPIHNTYPDRRGSQNLHMDRRGFLTPPEGFSDDLERLDRGEISSLSFPLSGGYFLFLEKIPLCDISSTELRKIVRNGGEVRNLLPETVMSYIMGQRLYIIDKKENNTNR